A DNA window from Schistocerca gregaria isolate iqSchGreg1 chromosome 2, iqSchGreg1.2, whole genome shotgun sequence contains the following coding sequences:
- the LOC126327615 gene encoding esterase FE4-like has translation MPHIRIVYLAFALLICGLAKQTEGAPRIYVTVDTPLGPIRGRQLNTTTGNPVYTFKGIPYAEPPVGSLRFKPPVPVSSWTEEKDALQTPNRCIQMDGLGNIKGDEDCLYLNVFSPELPSDTSVPRPVLVLIHVGCFRTGYAQQRYLDYYIDHGIVVVSIQYRLGALGFMSTGDSLLPGNLGMKDQVLALKWIKQNIRAFGGNPDEVTISGQSSGGSAVHYHVLSPLSKGLFKRAIAQSGSALSPWAFTTNATDRTFRYASYLGFIGETTSELMEFLMSVDAKEFVKARGPALDPKDRKNALICVWAPHVEPENEGAFLTEHPAKLISENRYTHVPYLTGVTSYELLVRTQADGLFATEEGAKNLNDNFDLYVADELRFSSEEQQLKVAEEVRQFYYGDNEITPAMNDSTATMISDLLIVEGIDTTVRNMSRDSSEPVYYYQFSFNGPLNTFPDFPGASHGDDRRYMWYYESLETCSPGYLTAVQLLQMWTNFIKYSDPSPYSGGKVTVDWNAYKPDNPNYLEVGCTIQPGTSPNKERMDFWHSVMP, from the exons ATGCCTCACATAAGAATTGTGTATCTTGCCTTCGCTCTTTTGATATGTGGTTTAGCGAAGCAAACTGAG GGTGCACCACGAATATACGTAACAGTCGACACACCTCTGGGTCCCATAAGAGGTCGTCAACTTAATACCACAACTGGCAACCCTGTTTATACCTTCAAAGGAATTCCATATGCTGAACCACCAGTTGGATCATTACGTTTTAAG CCACCAGTACCTGTGTCTTCTTGGACAGAAGAAAAAGATGCTCTGCAAACACCAAACCGATGCATACAGATGGATGGTTTGGgaaacataaagggagatgaagacTGTCTCTACCTGAATGTCTTTAGCCCAGAG TTACCATCTGATACAAGTGTCCCAAGACCAGTTCTGGTCCTGATACATGTTGGCTGCTTCAGAACTGGATATGCTCAGCAACGTTATTTAGATTATTATATTGATCATGGAATAGTGGTTGTATCCATACAGTATCGTCTTGGAGCTTTAG GGTTCATGAGCACAGGTGATTCTCTCCTTCCTGGAAATCTTGGAATGAAAGATCAGGTCCTTGCACTGAAGTGGATAAAGCAAAACATTAGAGCATTTGGCGGTAATCCAGATGAAGTTACTATTTCCGGTCAgagttcaggaggatctgcagtacaTTACCATGTGCTGTCACCATTATCAAAAG GTCTTTTCAAACGAGCTATAGCACAGAGTGGATCTGCACTTAGTCCTTGGGCATTTACTACAAATGCTACTGACAGAACATTCCGTTATGCATCATATTTGGGATTTATTGGAGAGACCACTTCAGAACTTATGGAGTTTTTGATGTCTGTTGATGCAAAGGAATTTGTCAAAGCAAGGGGGCCAGCTCTGGATCCAAAG GACCGTAAAAATGCCCTTATCTGTGTTTGGGCTCCACACGTGGAACCAGAAAATGAAGGTGCATTCCTGACTGAGCATCCAGCTAAACTAATATCAGAAAACCGCTATACGCATGTGCCATACTTAACAGGTGTTACAAGCTATGAACTGCTTGTTAGGACACAAG CTGATGGGCTATTTGCAACTGAAGAAGGAGCAAAGAATTTGAATGACAACTTTGATCTCTATGTTGCTGACGAACTTCGCTTCTCAAGTGAAGAACAACAGCTCAAAGTAGCAGAAGAGGTCCGGCAGTTTTACTATGGAGACAACGAGATCACTCCAGCAATGAATGACTCAACTGCAACT ATGATATCAGATCTCCTTATTGTGGAAGGAATAGACACCACTGTACGGAACATGAGTAGGGATTCTTCAGAACCTGTTTACTATTATCAGTTTTCATTCAATGGACCACTCAATACATTCCCTGATTTCCCAG GAGCTAGCCATGGAGATGACAGGAGATACATGTGGTATTATGAATCTCTTGAAACATGTTCACCAGGCTATCTAACTGCAGTGCAGCTACTACAGATGTGGACAAATTTTATCAAATACAG TGATCCTTCTCCCTACAGTGGTGGAAAAGTTACTGTAGACTGGAATGCATATAAGCCAGACAACCCTAATTATCTAGAAGTTGGCTGCACTATTCAACCTGGTACATCACCTAACAAGGAACGCATGGATTTTTGGCACAGTGTTATGCCATAG